Proteins from a single region of Seriola aureovittata isolate HTS-2021-v1 ecotype China chromosome 9, ASM2101889v1, whole genome shotgun sequence:
- the sp5l gene encoding sp5 transcription factor-like isoform X2 → MAALTIQRTDNFLHTFLQDRTPSSSPEGAPNALSFLATTCSQAWQVGGAMGSEGSQFPYEGTVSSTSGMFQLWSNDMAPSTALSTHQMTFTVPKVQFPGHMQSGLGHHHHHPHHHHHHELPLTPPAEPPSSYSFELSPVKVLSSQPQSSGPYYPQHNSVGQNFPSFLQNSSARHHLPGGHVEEGQQWWSLPQTNATPSNHPFSLGRQLVLGHQPQIAALLQGTSKGLLSSTRRCRRCKCPNCQANGGGLEFGKKRLHICHIPECGKVYKKTSHLKAHLRWHAGERPFICNWLFCGKSFTRSDELQRHLRTHTGEKRFGCQQCGKRFMRSDHLSKHVKTHQTRKSRSGQPSQSTDPLLTNIKRE, encoded by the exons ATGGCTGCGCTGACGATACAAAGGACTGACAACTTTTTGCACACCTTCTTACAG GACCGGACGCCCAGCTCCTCTCCAGAGGGAGCACCTAACGCCCTCTCCTTCCTGGCCACCACCTGTAGCCAGGCCTGGCAGGTGGGAGGCGCTATGGGCTCAGAAGGTTCCCAGTTCCCCTACGAGGGCACCGTCAGCTCCACATCGGGAATGTTTCAGCTCTGGAGCAACGACATGGCGCCCAGCACAGCCCTCAGCACACACCAGATGACCTTCACGGTGCCCAAGGTGCAGTTCCCTGGACACATGCAGTCTGGCCTGggtcaccatcatcatcacccccatcaccaccaccaccatgagCTGCCTCTCACCCCTCCAGCTGAACCTCCCTCATCCTACTCCTTCGAACTGTCCCCTGTTAAAGTCTTGTCCTCGCAGCCGCAGTCCAGCGGCCCCTATTACCCTCAGCACAACAGTGTGGGACAAAACTTCCCCAGCTTCCTCCAGAACTCCTCAGCCAGGCATCACCTGCCTGGAGGCCATGTGGAGGAAGGGCAGCAATGGTGGAGCCTACCCCAAACCAACGCCACCCCCTCCAACCATCCCTTCTCCCTGGGCAGACAGCTTGTTTTGGGCCACCAGCCCCAGATAGCTGCTCTTCTCCAGGGCACCTCCAAGGGGCTGCTGAGCTCCACACGCCGCTGCCGACGCTGCAAATGCCCCAACTGCCAGGCGAATGGTGGGGGGTTAGAGTTCGGAAAGAAGAGACTGCACATTTGCCACATCCCGGAGTGTGGCAAAGTGTACAAGAAGACCTCTCACCTGAAGGCACATCTGCGCTGGCATGCCGGGGAAAGGCCCTTCATCTGTAACTGGCTCTTCTGCGGTAAAAGCTTCACCCGTTCAGACGAGCTGCAGCGGCACCTCCGCACACACACGGGGGAGAAGCGCTTTGGGTGCCAGCAGTGCGGCAAGAGGTTCATGAGAAGTGACCACCTCTCCAAACACGTCAAGACCCACCAGACCAGGAAGAGCCGGTCTGGGCAGCCTTCACAGAGCACGGACCCTCTGCTCACCAATATCAAGAGAGAGTAA
- the sp5l gene encoding sp5 transcription factor-like isoform X1: MTRDFPSLLCLSVGGIQDPNDRTPSSSPEGAPNALSFLATTCSQAWQVGGAMGSEGSQFPYEGTVSSTSGMFQLWSNDMAPSTALSTHQMTFTVPKVQFPGHMQSGLGHHHHHPHHHHHHELPLTPPAEPPSSYSFELSPVKVLSSQPQSSGPYYPQHNSVGQNFPSFLQNSSARHHLPGGHVEEGQQWWSLPQTNATPSNHPFSLGRQLVLGHQPQIAALLQGTSKGLLSSTRRCRRCKCPNCQANGGGLEFGKKRLHICHIPECGKVYKKTSHLKAHLRWHAGERPFICNWLFCGKSFTRSDELQRHLRTHTGEKRFGCQQCGKRFMRSDHLSKHVKTHQTRKSRSGQPSQSTDPLLTNIKRE, encoded by the exons ATGACGCGGGATTTCCCCAGTCTGCTCTGCTTAAGTGTCGGAGGGATCCAAGACCCGAAT GACCGGACGCCCAGCTCCTCTCCAGAGGGAGCACCTAACGCCCTCTCCTTCCTGGCCACCACCTGTAGCCAGGCCTGGCAGGTGGGAGGCGCTATGGGCTCAGAAGGTTCCCAGTTCCCCTACGAGGGCACCGTCAGCTCCACATCGGGAATGTTTCAGCTCTGGAGCAACGACATGGCGCCCAGCACAGCCCTCAGCACACACCAGATGACCTTCACGGTGCCCAAGGTGCAGTTCCCTGGACACATGCAGTCTGGCCTGggtcaccatcatcatcacccccatcaccaccaccaccatgagCTGCCTCTCACCCCTCCAGCTGAACCTCCCTCATCCTACTCCTTCGAACTGTCCCCTGTTAAAGTCTTGTCCTCGCAGCCGCAGTCCAGCGGCCCCTATTACCCTCAGCACAACAGTGTGGGACAAAACTTCCCCAGCTTCCTCCAGAACTCCTCAGCCAGGCATCACCTGCCTGGAGGCCATGTGGAGGAAGGGCAGCAATGGTGGAGCCTACCCCAAACCAACGCCACCCCCTCCAACCATCCCTTCTCCCTGGGCAGACAGCTTGTTTTGGGCCACCAGCCCCAGATAGCTGCTCTTCTCCAGGGCACCTCCAAGGGGCTGCTGAGCTCCACACGCCGCTGCCGACGCTGCAAATGCCCCAACTGCCAGGCGAATGGTGGGGGGTTAGAGTTCGGAAAGAAGAGACTGCACATTTGCCACATCCCGGAGTGTGGCAAAGTGTACAAGAAGACCTCTCACCTGAAGGCACATCTGCGCTGGCATGCCGGGGAAAGGCCCTTCATCTGTAACTGGCTCTTCTGCGGTAAAAGCTTCACCCGTTCAGACGAGCTGCAGCGGCACCTCCGCACACACACGGGGGAGAAGCGCTTTGGGTGCCAGCAGTGCGGCAAGAGGTTCATGAGAAGTGACCACCTCTCCAAACACGTCAAGACCCACCAGACCAGGAAGAGCCGGTCTGGGCAGCCTTCACAGAGCACGGACCCTCTGCTCACCAATATCAAGAGAGAGTAA